One part of the Glycine soja cultivar W05 chromosome 11, ASM419377v2, whole genome shotgun sequence genome encodes these proteins:
- the LOC114375375 gene encoding cyclin-D5-1-like, with the protein MESSGTFFSLSSLLCDEVGEAGFFEDPDENPGIFYSLDNPCFVLEDEELYIEYLFKQETGFGSQNHHLFASDDHSNSRHWLRSARVDAIDWIFDTQAKFGFKVETAYLSVTYFDRFLSERSIDESKPWAIRLLSVACLSLAAKMEEQNVPPLSEYPIEDYRFENKVIKNMELMILSTLDWKMGSATPFAYLHYFVGKFCPGSRPQSIITKAIEHIVAMIKDVNLMDQRPSIIASAAILAALDATLTRKAMDLRISVISSWGNLESGHVFFCYNLIQEKRKSKVKTPCSNLMSTKSSSTCVLENQSDTFSGAKRKLSFEDSENCAGQKLHRP; encoded by the exons ATGGAGAGTTCTGGCACCTTCTTTTCCTTGTCTAGCCTCTTGTGTGATGAAGTAGGAGAAGCTGGCTTCTTTGAAGACCCAGATGAGAACCCTGGCATTTTTTACTCTCTTGATAACCCATGTTTCGTTTTGGAGGATGAAGAGCtatatattgaatatttgtTCAAACAAGAAACGGGATTTGGATCCCAGAATCATCACTTGTTTGCCTCTGATGATCATTCTAACAGCAGACACTGGTTACGAAGTGCCCGTGTTGATGCCATTGACTGGATTTTCGAT ACACAAGCGAAATTTGGGTTCAAAGTTGAGACAGCCTATTTATCAGTGACTTATTTTGATCGGTTTCTATCAGAGCGTTCCATCGAT GAATCCAAACCTTGGGCTATTCGGTTATTATCCGTGGCATGTTTATCTCTAGCAGCAAAGATGGAAGAGCAAAATGTGCCTCCTCTATCTGAGTATCCAATAGAAGATTATCGCTTTGAGAATAAAGTAATTAAGAACATGGAACTGATGATTTTGAGTACCTTGGATTGGAAAATGGGATCAGCAACTCCTTTTGCCTATTTGCATTACTTTGTCGGCAAGTTCTGCCCTGGATCCAGACCACAATCAATAATCACTAAAGCCATTGAACATATTGTGGCCATGATCAAAG ATGTTAATTTGATGGATCAAAGACCATCTATAATTGCCTCGGCAGCCATATTGGCAGCTCTTGATGCTACATTAACAAGAAAAGCAATGGATCTTCGTATAAGTGTAATCTCATCGTGGGGAAATCTAGAAAGT GGACATGTGTTTTTCTGTTACAATCTAATACAGGAAAAGAGGAAAAGCAAAGTTAAGACACCTTGCTCGAATTTAATGTCTACCAAGTCGAGCTCCACGTGTGTTCTTGAGAACCAATCTGACACTTTTTCGGGAGCTAAGAGAAAACTTAGTTTTGAGGACAGTGAAAATTGTGCGGGACAAAAGCTACATCGGCCTTAG